Sequence from the Rutidosis leptorrhynchoides isolate AG116_Rl617_1_P2 chromosome 3, CSIRO_AGI_Rlap_v1, whole genome shotgun sequence genome:
atataaaggatatgtaattttgttttcatgtaaataagtcatgaatgattactcatatttttgtaatcttatgagatatttcatgctagttgccaaatgatggttcccacatgtgttaggtgactcacatgggctgctaagagctgatcattggagtgtatataccaatagtacatacatctaaaagctgtgtattgtacgagtacgaatacgggtgcatacgagtagaattgttgatgaaactgaacgagaatgtaattgtaagcatttttgttaagtagaagtattttgataagtgtattgaagtctttcaaaagtgtataaatacatattaaaacactacatgtatatacattttaactgagtcgttaagtcatcgttagtcgttacatgtaagtgttgttttgaaacctttaggttaacgatcttgttaaatgttgttaacccaatgtttataatataaaatgagataaaCACAAACCAATTAAATCCATTTATTAGTAAATGAACAATTTTTCTTGTGAATGACGAACAAAAATTAAAGCTAACTTGCCTACCTCTCGAGAATAAACTTCCCCTCCTTGTACTTTTGACATTTCTCATGTGCAGACTCCTGAAATTAACAATATTCATTATGTATTTAGAATCATGTCTATGTATTTACCTCCATCCCAAGCACAAGACCACATTTGACTTTTCAGGTTCATgattaataaataaaaacaaacTATCACTACTAGAAAAAACTCAATAACAATGTAGTGCGTACGTAATAGTAACAAAATAGGACCATGTCTGATGAAGACAACATAATTCGGCAAGTGTCAATATTGATAGCTAAAAAGTGCCATGTATGACTTTCCAAAATTGAAGTGAATTCTATAAAAACAGTAAGTTTTTCATGGTGCCTATAATTTACGTAATCGACCCTTGTTAAAAGCCAGAAGTAACAAAAGTTTTTGAGAGTGAATGTGAAGAACGATTAAAAGTAATAACTCACATATTTCCAACCGACAATAGATCCACATCCAACACAGAATATGTCAACAACAGTATGCAATCCAGTTATCATCATCCGTTCTTCTTTATCTCCAACAGTCACATTCACACTGGAAGGAAACACATTAACATTGAAGTGACAAGCAACTTAATAAAAAACTTTTAGCTACAAAATGAAAAACTAAAACATGAACACTTACACCTTGTCGAAGAGATAAGCTCTTCCATGTCGACAGTGGAAAGCCTATCAATAATTAAATCAAACACAGATATGTATGTTAATCCGAATGATAAAACATAAAGGATAATCAATTAAAGGCACAAAAAGCCACAACTGACACAAAATATGTGTCAAAATGGGTGGGCAAGGGAACATGACAAGATGGGTACAATATAAAAAATTAACTTTGTAACAACTTTTGTTCCATATAAAAATCCCACTTCTCTTTTTATGTAAGGTGATTCAATTCAATAAATTAATAGTATATAATCCCCGCATTAAAAGATGGATTACCACGATGAATATTTACCTTTGGGTAATCACAAATTTAATTGACACATTTCCAACTAGACGTGGCAATTTCTGCCCAAAATCAGTAAAGGAGTTCCTACTGACCCCTTGGGTGCAAAAGTTTGGGTAACATGTATACTCGTATAGTGATATTGATATCAATAAAATGCCTAAAGAGAAAACAAACTCCATGTATGCAAATGTTAATTATGGTGTAATGTAATTATGTAAACCATATATATTTTGACAGAAGTAAATCATTATAAAGTTTCCAATTAAAGAAAAAAAGAGGCTAACACATATTGTCTACAACTGCATATTTAAAACCTTTAAAAGTGATCTTTGTCGCTACTTGTCCCAAAAACATGGGGCTAAATATTAGAAAATGAATCAGAGTTTACCCAAAATTATTATATTG
This genomic interval carries:
- the LOC139899541 gene encoding protein yippee-like; translated protein: MGRLFVISLEGSIYSCKHCNTHLGLSDDIISKAFHCRHGRAYLFDKVVNVTVGDKEERMMITGLHTVVDIFCVGCGSIVGWKYESAHEKCQKYKEGKFILER